TCTACCTGAAAATGTTCAAACACCCATTATTACGCTTGACAAACAGGGCTAGTCTATGCAACCAAATAGAATCTCACCAAAAAATATCACTAGATCTAACTAGTGTAGCCTGTTTTCATTCACGTGCTTCCATAACCAGACAAGGCGTATCATGACATAGATTTAAATTTTAATGACGAGAGTTTCCTTACCTGAGAGGCAAGCATGTGTTGAGACAGATGAAAGGGAAAAGGACTCGGTGTGCTCCCAGTACCCTGAGCCGACAGACTTCCATTCTCCAGGCCACCAGCGCCTGATACTGAAGCCAATAGATGTCCCATGCCCATGGCAGAAAACGCTCCAGGTGCCATTGCAAATTGTCCAGGGTGGAATAATAGAGGTTGTCCGGTGTTTAGTGGGTTAAAGAACTGTTGACTGTGTAGGCCGGAGAGCGCCAGACTCTGAAGGTGCCCTGCCCCAAAATGTGAAGGACTTTCAGTCTGTACCATTAGAGGAGAGAAGCTGTCTTTACTAGCGCTTATACCGCTGTTTTCCGTGTCTTTCTTTGACGAGTCTGTATCTTTCCTTGACCTGCTCTCTAGTTTGTCTTTCTCCAAGTTTCTTATGCTAAATATAGAATCACTTGTTTTTCGTGAGTCTGGATAGTCGTCTTTCTTCTCCGCAACAGGCTTCTCTCGCCCCCAGTCCTCACTCCTCGACCTGAATGGAGATGAAGGCTCTGGTCCAGGACTGCTGGAGCCACCACAACGGTCATTTTGGTGGTCCATTTCGTGCTCGCTATCAGTGCATGTTTTGTCGTCTGTGATGGGCAAAAAATGATTTATCAATATTAAtttgatatatattgatataagtctatctatctatctatctatctgtctgtctgtctgtctgtctgtctgtctgtctgtctgtctgtctgtctgtctatctatctatctatctatctatctatctatctatctatctatctatctatctatctatctatctatctatcagtatAATGGATGTAGCTGTATACTGTTATATATTGCAGATGTATTTTAAATTTCCCTAAGTCCAGGTGTAATTGGACTTAAACACTAgacatttttaaattttctttaCGGTTTATGTAACTAAATTAATGATTAATACTCATATAATACGCCACAGTAAGAGACCAGCTGCAtagtgaaataaattaattaaatgaaataaaaatatttttccaattattattttttcacatttttctttgttaaatcCAATCAGACATTATGTGAATCCAACGAAATATGATGGAGAGCTTTAACTCTTACGTGTTTCTCACTGATTAATAAAACTTGTTTTGGAAATTGTAAATCAACTCATGCTGAATGAgatatgctttattaaaatgatagTGTCAATTATTGAAATTGTTAAATTGTATAATACAGcgttttgtaaaatatttgacatttagGTCAGCTTCTTTTGGGTATTCATAAAGCATATcgatataatttattcataatttcaaaCTTACCTCTGCTGCTACGGTTAAACCTAAGAGGGCTGGAAACCGGTCCAGGTGAATGACTAGCATCTCTGCCAGTTGTTGGTTCGCTTGATGAAGCATCAGAGTCGGCGCCATCACGGTCCACTTTACATTGATCCTCATACATGCGTAATGATGGAAGGGTCAGCTGTTTCCTTtagcataaaaaatatatttgtttataaaattaatacaaatttaacaAATCAATGAACTATAAATTAACACAcaatgctaaataataataataataataataataataataataataataataataataataataataataaaacctgtTGGTAGCTCCTGGGCTATTTCGTTAACGGATAACACTATAACTGTTTTTTACCTTTTTTCTCTCCTTCCATTCCCCGTGTCTCTGAAGCCTTTGGCAAAGGGGTTATTATCAATTTTCAGTTGTGTTATCTGAATgtagagaaggaaaaaaaagatttgcatAACATTATATTCATCGTTGATTAATGCATGATAGTAAAAATTTACAGCTGCCTATTGGTATATAATCGTAGTGGTACTGTTGGTGTTGATGTTACGTTGCACTAATTTATATAAATCCTAATTCATACCGAATTTCAATGCATACAAACCAAAGCTGTGGTGTGATCACCACTTATTTTCCCAACAGTGTTAAACACGCTGCACAGaaatacttttaattattaaaaatgtttaatgaaaaagATCAAATCACGACCCCCCTGAGAAACTCCACGAGTAAACATTTTCCATTTGTCAAATTGTTATTCTCTGCAGCACAACAGAGAGAAGAGAGGCGAACTAGATGAGTGACGCCGACctgctattaataattaatactgtGGTTTGAATCATTGCCAGTTTTTACAAGTTCCATGAAAATACAAAGCGATGTAACAGAACGATTTTCGTTGTACTCAAGTGATTTGGACGCTGTAGGCTATAAATTCATGAGAAACCAGGGCCTTAAAGTTCAGAGATTGCTAAGCTAGATGGCCTCTGCTTTTTGCGTTTAGAAACTGACACGCTTTGATTGCTGTGCCTCAGCGTGTGTAGCTCCCGGACAAACCGACGAGCTTAAGTGCCTGCTAATCGATTGTGACTCTATGTCATAAACTTTACGATACCGACAAGCTCACCAGGCCCCTCGGACACAGACGACAATTAACATGAGCAGTAGCTGAAAGTAGCACTGGACACGTGAGGAATTTGAACAATCTTCAAGATAAAATTTTGCTTTCAAATATTCAAAACACTGTCACTAGTGCTACTTATCTATACCAAGAAACAAACAGTAAATCCCACCAATTGTATAGGTTCGTAGATCGCATGCAAAAAGCATCGCAGAACAAAAGTAGCTATGCACAAATTACGGATAGTCCAGTTGTGCTTTATTTAGACATGCAAGCACATGTCTGTAATGTCTAATGAATCgcattaattaatcaaaatatgGTACATACCTTGTCGTTTTGATAAGCAGTGACAGCAATAAAATCGGTCTCAGGGAAAACATATGTCCTGAAAGTGCTGTACGGAAGCTTCAGAATATCGTTGGCTCTCACAATATGGAACCTGGGCTGATATTTATGCATTGAATTCAGGATGGTCTGttaagaaagagaggaagacattagTGCTCGTcacaataattatacattttaagtcATTACTCTGCAAAATCGTTTTAGACGATAAAACCCgcattgtatatttattaatagtGGAAATATTATTCTTGGGTTAAATCAGAACTGCAGGCCTATGCCAGTGGCAAGAAACAAACCAGTCATGCGGACATGCAACACGAGTAATTTTGTGGTGCTTTCATTATAAAACTGAATTAAATCTCAAGAAAAATCAAGTGAGAGTTGCTTAATTGTACAGATTAAGCAAAAAAGTTTAACCACAAAAAGGCGATGAGcagataatatacatttattacatttctaTTTGACTGTACAAATATCAAATGGTTGTGCCATGCATGTAAATGTTCCATTTGTTTCCAGTCGATTTGTTTGCTAGTCGCGTAAGGGAGCAGGTCACACACTATATTTGACTGCATGCTCTCATATATAGTATCGGTTTGCATCGTTGCATCCAGAATTGTTCACTGAAACTAAGGTCTCAGGAACTCAGGTCGCTCTACCTATGCAATTTGTTGCTGCGCTAACTCAAACAATCCAAATGATACGTTCACTGTTGCTATTTGTGAACTCATCTACTGTAGCGTGATTCAAGGTCTCTCGTGTTCCTTTGAcctatttttttttgtcacttcCACCCCCTCATAAAAGTTATAGCTCTCTGCGATTATCATAAACAATAGAAGTAACAGTGGCCAAGAAAAAACTCAGGATGAAGTATTTACATTACATAACTGAACTGACAATGTCGTCATTATTCATAACGAATAAAATCATGACGGAAAAGCCCTTATCTGTGTTTGTGccgaaacaaacaaaaaagttaatcTCACCACAGCAAGGAATTGTATGGGCCGAATtcatttaataagctaaattagaTATTATAAAGCTACCATTCTCATCGCCCAGAAATAAACTGCGATATTGCAAGTGTCATTGTGAGCATAAGCATTACAGCCCACAGATGGcagtaaatttatatattatatgctACAACACACAACCATAATAGGCCTCTACatgcgacacacacacactcacaaatagcTATTGAAGAAAAGGGGTTACTTACAAATCCGTGTTTGTCCGAAATATTATTAGTTAACTTCAGTTTATGAAAAGCAACAGGCTTAGCCATCCATTGTTCCCCAGTAGCTGGGCTATCCGGATGTATATACATTCGCTTTGGCATCTCCGGGTCGGCCTTCCCCGCTACCATCCAGCGAGAGTTGTGGAACTTGTAGCGG
This genomic interval from Danio aesculapii chromosome 15, fDanAes4.1, whole genome shotgun sequence contains the following:
- the tbx2b gene encoding T-box transcription factor TBX2b; the encoded protein is MRDPVFTGTAMAYHPFHAHRPTDFPMSAFLAAAQPSFFPALTLPPGALTKPIPDHTLAGAAEAGLHPALSHHHQAAHLRSLKSLEPEEEVEDDPKVTLEAKDLWDQFHKLGTEMVITKSGRRMFPPFKVRINGLDKKAKYILLMDIVAADDCRYKFHNSRWMVAGKADPEMPKRMYIHPDSPATGEQWMAKPVAFHKLKLTNNISDKHGFTILNSMHKYQPRFHIVRANDILKLPYSTFRTYVFPETDFIAVTAYQNDKITQLKIDNNPFAKGFRDTGNGRREKRKQLTLPSLRMYEDQCKVDRDGADSDASSSEPTTGRDASHSPGPVSSPLRFNRSSRDDKTCTDSEHEMDHQNDRCGGSSSPGPEPSSPFRSRSEDWGREKPVAEKKDDYPDSRKTSDSIFSIRNLEKDKLESRSRKDTDSSKKDTENSGISASKDSFSPLMVQTESPSHFGAGHLQSLALSGLHSQQFFNPLNTGQPLLFHPGQFAMAPGAFSAMGMGHLLASVSGAGGLENGSLSAQGTGSTPSPFPFHLSQHMLASQGIPMPTFGGLFPYPYTYMAAAAAAASALPASSSTASSLSRNPFLSSSARPRLRFNPYQLPVSIPQSTNLLTTGLPSGLNPSSESSKCGSREASPVPDHKSGASQRNGSPKTTMKESINELQNIQRLVSGLESQRETSSPRDSPK